One region of Streptomyces rishiriensis genomic DNA includes:
- a CDS encoding NIPSNAP family protein, whose product MITIHLKYEIDADKIEDFEEYGRRWVRLVNRFGGTHHGYFLPSEGDSDIAYALFSFPGLAAYEQYRTDSMSDPECQEAIRLARDTGCIRRYERRFLRPLDGASQPTGGVTG is encoded by the coding sequence GTGATCACCATTCATCTGAAGTACGAGATCGACGCCGACAAGATCGAGGATTTCGAGGAGTACGGTCGCCGCTGGGTCCGGCTCGTCAACCGGTTCGGCGGGACGCACCACGGCTACTTCCTGCCGAGTGAGGGCGACAGCGACATCGCCTACGCCCTCTTCTCCTTTCCCGGCCTGGCCGCGTACGAGCAGTACCGCACGGACAGCATGTCCGACCCGGAGTGCCAGGAAGCCATCCGACTGGCTCGGGACACCGGCTGCATCAGGCGGTACGAGCGCCGCTTCCTCCGGCCGCTCGACGGTGCGTCCCAGCCGACAGGAGGTGTGACGGGTTGA
- a CDS encoding DUF4190 domain-containing protein, translated as MTSYGSSSAASSGSRTNGLAIASLCCGIVGLFILNIVLGPLAIIFGAVSRRQAAVRNGAGMAKAGIILGIVDVVLWLVLLAVAASNGGFSWYVGG; from the coding sequence ATGACGAGTTATGGCAGCTCATCCGCCGCGTCCTCCGGATCACGCACCAACGGTCTGGCGATCGCCAGTCTCTGCTGCGGCATCGTCGGACTGTTCATCCTGAACATCGTTTTGGGTCCACTGGCCATCATCTTCGGTGCCGTCTCCCGACGGCAGGCGGCGGTCAGGAACGGCGCCGGAATGGCGAAGGCCGGCATCATCCTCGGCATCGTCGACGTGGTGCTCTGGCTCGTACTCCTGGCCGTCGCCGCCAGCAACGGCGGCTTCAGCTGGTACGTGGGCGGCTGA